A genome region from Phoenix dactylifera cultivar Barhee BC4 chromosome 18, palm_55x_up_171113_PBpolish2nd_filt_p, whole genome shotgun sequence includes the following:
- the LOC103716336 gene encoding eukaryotic translation initiation factor 4G-like isoform X1 yields the protein MSFNQSRADKSDGQQLRKSGRSGNYGQHRGYSGGGRGKAGGFAPRPQLSYSSSFPSASSSHPPLSTNRSFKKPGNGQGGSSTANPSSSSPEASVTAAAAAPVPTRAVQNGLSDSPVPSAAKPVDAPIPRNSQAHHPRAPISQSAAGASDSADLATPAKGNETETYTLQFGSISPALIDGIEIPTRTTSAPPNLDEQKQDQACHGSFRMMPNMPIHSGLQYPQQPKKDRSGANQSNTGESHPPAQVKQDVYSQISAAPAVPLPNSSVLPIAGISIPVAFQRPQLPLQFGASSRQMQSQGVAASSLQMPMTLPVGNVSQVPQQMFLQGLQSHPLQPHMMMHQGHGLGFAPQMGHQLPPQLGSMGIGIATPQFAQKRPGNFGSPRKTTIKITHPETHEELRLGKRMDLYTDGGSPGQRPHPNVPSQSQQGPSFTPHYYPPLQSNAHKPSQMFFPTSTSLPLTSSQMPSGSQAPRYSYSVDDSGQAISFMNPSVLKPMPGSKPGPPLHSLSEPVSAPSAPAQEMVKPVVGLHGNNAGTAVVTVSVPTSNAEAPSILKPSGKTTVCHQNDSKISPESSVQQPKSATQPLEISEAASSSVLVAHHGDSGPIDAGIDGRRKEPIRRSDSLKDHQKRLSKKDPRHSPHQQQADTSDSAGRVNLSSFSHGASGDVTTRQLSRLSEKVQEFSRADMPTTTTSFSSLGLEQSSSTEVRTSKAVESQIVPTESEASGVILVKEIAQDVCLRADSVPLVKERGSSETSVSTGLEMDETVTKNSYPTFSRENSILLNVELGQDTVAKKENHKTGIFGDSLRDAGNSKLYPMSAITECVQGAEPVELVEQDGAGGDILESPNACESYDAERQQSGSYVEAVELSFLIEKTPEELGISAGTSSDFIEAEVVPSSPLSSVNVEEKKFSTSDVITDISEALHCHDDGLSGSEASHLETAAVSAPVTSKVTEKLEGNVTKLSSEDPVSVLSSRPKDKPSLEPPRGKPSSGKKKKKREIYLKADAAGTSDLYNAYKGPEEKHEITCISESVDSSAVVDGKHVTSDTDKDVVASEGDGQSTVEVDDWEDAADISTPKLRISEDGQQASQAKNDCGNETMRRKYSRDFLLTFSEQCTVLPAGFDVISDIADALMSVSVGASYIVDHEPYPSPGRITDRSPGASRADHRMFGILDDDRWMKASISFASARDLQPEIGRGAYIMNLRPGQGVNHGVLRHPRGQSSSQFAGGILSGSMQSLASQGGIPRNGADADRWQHGTHRGLIPSPQTPAQVMHKAQNRYLVSKVTDEEEAKQRQLKAILNKLTPQNFEKLFQQVKEVNIDNAVTLTGVISQIFDKALMEPTFCEMYADFCYHLASELPDFTEGNEKITFKRLLLNKCQEEFERGEREQAEANKAKEEGETEQSEVRREEKRIQARRRMLGNIRLIGELYKKRMLTERIMHECIKKLLGQYQNPDEEDIEALCKLMSTIGEIIDHPKAKEHMDAYFDMMAKLSKNQKLSSRVRFMLKDAIDLRKNKWQQRRKIEGPKKIEEVHRDAAQERQAQASRSARGSGISVSRRGPPADYGARGSTILPSPSSQIGSIRNLSPPVHGYGTQDVRLEDRRPFESKTLSLPLPQRPTDDDSITLGPQGGLARGMSVRAQSSMSSAPLADISPSGGDNCIMPSGPNGHSVTLDRIPYSSKEEIVPKYMPDRFSGAPHDQLNPQDRNTYLGSRNKIADCSFEQSAATILPAGHVQGSLSGSAGAPSKAKPLSEDVLQEKSISAIREFYSARDEKEVSLCIKELNCPDFYPAMISSWVTDSFERKDMERDLLATLLVNLCKSQDSLLSQVQLILGFESVLSLLEDAVNDAPRAAEFLGRIFAKVILENVVPLRDIGKLIQESGEEPRRLLELGLASEVLGSILEVIKMEKGDAVLNEIRVSSNLRLEDFRPLHPIKAKKLDAFL from the exons ATGTCCTTCAATCAATCCAGGGCAGATAAAAGTGACGGCCAGCAGCTGAGGAAGAGTGGTCGTTCCGGCAACTACGGCCAGCACAGGGGATAttccggcggcggccgcgggaaggCCGGGGGCTTCGCCCCTCGTCCCCAGCTCTCCTATTCCTCCTCTTTTCCCTCTGCTTCATCGAGCCACCCGCCCCTCTCGACGAATCGGAG TTTCAAGAAGCCTGGAAATGGACAAGGAGGTTCATCTACGGCAAACCCCTCGAGTTCGAGTCCGGAGGCGAGTGTTACCGCTGCCGCTGCAGCTCCTGTTCCTACGCGGGCGGTGCAGAATG GATTATCTGATTCACCAGTGCCAAGTGCTGCAAAACCTGTGGATGCGCCCATCCCGAGAAACTCTCAAGCCCACCACCCAAGGGCTCCAATTTCTCAGTCTGCTGCAGGAGCTTCAGATTCGGCAGACCTTGCAACTCCAGCTAAAG GCAATGAAACCGAGACATATACTCTTCAATTTGGGTCTATAAGTCCTGCTCTCATAGATggcattgag ATTCCCACTCGGACTACCTCAGCTCCACCTAATCTGGATGAGCAGAAGCAGGACCAG GCTTGCCATGGTTCATTCAGGATGATGCCGAACATGCCTATACACTCTGGATTGCAGTATCCGCAGCAACCTAAGAAGGATAGAAGTGGTGCTAACCAATCAAATACTGGAGAATCTCACCCTCCTGCCCAGGTAAAGCAGGATGTGTACTCACAAATTTCAGCTGCCCCTGCTGTACCACTACCCAATTCTTCTGTTCTTCCTATAGCTGGAATATCCATTCCAGTGGCCTTTCAACGGCCACAGCTTCCCTTGCAATTTGGTGCCTCCAGTCGTCAGATGCAGTCACAGGGTGTGGCAGCAAGCTCACTGCAAATGCCAATGACACTGCCTGTTGGAAATGTCTCTCAAGTACCGCAACAGATGTTTCTCCAGGGTCTCCAGTCTCATCCTCTGCAGCCGCATATGATGATGCACCAGGGACATGGCTTGGGCTTTGCACCTCAAATGGGTCATCAGCTTCCGCCTCAGTTAGGAAGCATGGGAATTGGTATTGCCACCCCACAATTTGCCCAAAAGCGGCCTGGAAATTTTGGTTCTCCTCGCAAGACCACCATAAAGATAACTCACCCAGAGACCCATGAGGAGCTGAGACTTGGCAAAAGGATGGATTTATATACAGATGGTGGTTCTCCGGGGCAAAGGCCCCACCCTAATGTACCATCTCAATCTCAACAAGGTCCATCTTTTACTCCACATTACTATCCTCCATTGCAATCCAATGCTCATAAGCCATCACAGATGTTCTTCCCTACCTCAACTTCTCTTCCTTTGACAAGCAGCCAGATGCCTTCTGGTTCACAGGCACCAAGATATAGCTATTCAGTTGACGATAGTGGCCAAGCCATTTCATTCATGAATCCTTCTGTCCTTAAGCCCATGCCTGGCAGCAAACCTGGGCCTCCTTTGCATAGTCTATCTGAACCTGTCTCTGCTCCATCAGCTCCAGCTCAGGAGATGGTGAAGCCGGTTGTTGGTTTGCATGGGAATAATGCTGGTACAGCTGTAGTGACAGTTAGCGTGCCCACAAGCAATGCCGAAGCACCTAGCATATTAAAGCCTTCTGGAAAAACCACAGTTTGTCATCAAAATGACAGTAAAATCAGTCCAGAAAGTTCTGTTCAGCAGCCCAAATCAGCTACTCAGCCATTGGAAATCTCAGAGGCTGCATCCTCATCAGTTCTTGTTGCCCATCATGGGGATTCTGGACCTATTGATGCAGGAATTGATGGCAGAAGAAAAGAACCTATTCGAAGATCGGACTCATTGAAGGATCACCAGAAAAGGCTCAGCAAGAAGGATCCCAGACACTCGCCACACCAGCAACAG GCAGATACATCTGATTCTGCAGGTAGGGTGAACTTGTCTTCATTTAGTCATGGTGCTTCTGGAGATGTAACAACAAGGCAACTATCTAGACTTTCTGAGAAAGTTCAGGAATTTTCCAGGGCTGATATGCCAACCACTACCACTAGTTTTTCTTCACTTGGTTTAGAACAAAGTAGTTCTACTGAAGTCAGAACTTCGAAAGCTGTTGAAAGCCAAATAGTCCCTACTGAATCAGAAGCATCTGGAGTTATTTTGGTGAAGGAAATTGCACAAGATGTTTGTCTGAGAGCTGACAGTGTACCTCTAGTTAAAGAGAGAGGTTCTTCTGAGACATCAGTTTCTACAGGTCTTGAGATGGATGAAACTGTAACCAAGAATTCCTATCCTACTTTTAGTCGGGAAAATTCTATCTTGTTAAATGTCGAACTGGGACAAGACACAGTGGCAAAGAAGGAAAATCATAAAACTGGAATATTTGGTGATTCCTTAAGGGATGCTGGTAATTCCAAACTGTATCCAATGTCTGCTATTACTGAATGTGTTCAAGGTGCAGAACCAGTTGAGTTGGTTGAGCAAGATGGGGCCGGAGGAGATATTTTAGAAAGTCCAAATGCCTGTGAGTCTTATGATGCCGAAAGGCAACAGTCTGGTTCTTATGTTGAAGCAGTGGAGCTAAGCTTTTTGATTGAGAAGACACCTGAGGAATTAGGCATCTCTGCTGGTACATCTTCAGATTTCATAGAAGCTGAAGTGGTTCCTTCAAGTCCTCTTTCATCCGTAAATGTTGAAGAAAAAAAGTTTTCCACTTCAGATGTCATCACAGATATAAGTGAAGCATTACACTGCCATGATGATGGCTTGAGTGGATCTGAGGCCTCACATCTGGAGACAGCTGCTGTTTCAGCCCCTGTTACTTCTAAAGTGACAGAAAAACTGGAAGGAAATGTTACAAAGCTTTCTAGTGAGGATCCAGTTTCTGTTTTGTCATCTAGGCCCAAGGACAAGCCTTCTTTGGAGCCTCCCAGGGGTAAGCCGTCttcaggaaaaaagaagaagaagagggaaattTATTTGAAGGCTGATGCTGCGGGAACTTCTGATCTTTACAATGCGTACAAGGGTCCTGAGGAAAAACATGAAATTACCTGCATCTCAGAAAGTGTTGATAGTTCTGCAGTAGTGGATGGAAAACATGTGACTTCAGATACTGATAAGGATGTTGTGGCTAGTGAGGGAGATGGACAGAGCACAGTTGAGGTAGATGATTGGGAAGATGCAGCTGATATCTCCACTCCAAAATTGAGAATATCAGAGGATGGACAGCAAGCAAGTCAAGCAAAGAATGATTGTGGAAATGAAACTATGAGGAGAAAGTATTCCAGGGATTTTCTATTGACCTTTTCTGAGCAGTGTACTGTTCTTCCTGCAGGGTTTGACGTTATATCTGATATAGCTGATGCTTTGATGAGTGTTTCGGTTGGTGCTTCCTATATTGTTGATCACGAACCCTACCCAAGTCCTGGAAGGATTACTGATAGATCTCCTGGAGCTTCTCGGGCAGATCACCGGATGTTTGgcattcttgatgatgatagatGGATGAAAGCATCTATTTCTTTTGCTTCTGCACGTGACCTTCAGCCAGAGATTGGTCGTGGAGCATATATTATGAACTTGCGTCCAGGACAAGGAGTTAACCATGGGGTTTTAAGACATCCACGTGGGCAGTCATCTAGTCAGTTTGCTGGAGGGATTCTTTCTGGGTCAATGCAGTCACTGGCATCTCAGGGAGGGATACCACGTAATGGTGCTGATGCAGACAGGTGGCAGCACGGCACTCATAGAGGGTTAATTCCTTCTCCTCAAACACCTGCACAAGTAATGCACAAAGCTCAGAATAGATATTTAGTCAGTAAGGTGACTGACGAGGAAGAGGCAAAGCAAAGACAACTGAAAGCCATACTGAATAAGTTGACGCCTCAgaattttgagaagctatttcaGCAAGTCAAGGAGGTTAATATTGACAATGCTGTTACTCTTACTGGTGTAATCTCGCAGATTTTTGACAAAGCTTTGATGGAGCCGACTTTCTGTGAGATGTATGCTGATTTCTGTTACCATCTTGCTAGTGAATTACCTGATTTCACAGAGGGCAATGAAAAAATTACCTTTAAAAGGTTGCTTCTGAACAAGTGCCAAGAGGAATTTgaaagaggggagagagagcaaGCTGAGGCTAATAAAGCCAAAGAGGAAGGTGAGACTGAACAATCTgaagtgagaagagaggagaaaaggATCCAGGCACGGAGGCGTATGCTGGGAAATATCCGGTTAATTGGGGAATTGTACAAGAAAAGGATGTTGACAGAGAGAATTATGCATGAATGCATCAAGAAGCTGCTTGGACAGTATCAGAATCCTGACGAGGAAGACATTGAAGCTTTGTGCAAGCTGATGAGTACAATAGGTGAGATAATAGACCATCCCAAGGCCAAGGAACATATGGATGCGTATTTTGACATGATGGCAAAACTATCAAAAAATCAGAAGCTATCATCTCGGGTTAGGTTCATGCTGAAGGATGCAATTGATCTGAGAAAGAATAAGTGGCAACAAAGGAGGAAAATTGAAGGCCCGAAGAAAATTGAAGAGGTGCATAGAGATGCAGCTCAGGAGCGACAGGCTCAAGCAAGTAGATCAGCTCGTGGTTCTGGTATTTCTGTCTCAAGAAGAGGACCACCTGCTGATTATGGTGCACGGGGATCCACTATATTGCCTTCTCCAAGCTCCCAGATTGGTAGCATACGCAACTTATCACCTCCGGTCCATGGGTATGGGACTCAAGATGTTCGATTAGAGGATAGACGTCCATTTGAAAGTAAAACATTGTCACTTCCCCTTCCTCAAAGACCTACTGATGATGATTCAATTACCCTTGGCCCACAAGGTGGTCTTGCTAGGGGTATGTCTGTTCGAGCTCAGTCTTCGATGTCAAGTGCTCCTTTGGCTGATATTTCTCCAAGTGGTGGTGACAATTGTATAATGCCATCTGGTCCAAATGGCCACAGCGTGACACTTGATAGAATACCTTATAGCTCAAAAGAAGAAATAGTGCCAAAATATATGCCAGATAGGTTCTCTGGAGCACCCCATGATCAACTGAATCCTCAAGATCGTAATACTTATTTAGGGAGCAGGAACAAGATTGCAGATTGTTCTTTTGAACAATCTGCAGCAACCATCCTTCCTGCTGGTCATGTGCAGGGATCTTTAAGTGGCAGTGCGGGTGCACCTTCTAAAGCAAAACCATTGTCCGAAGACGTTTTGCAAGAGAAATCAATATCAGCAATAAGGGAATTCTATAG
- the LOC103716336 gene encoding eukaryotic translation initiation factor 4G-like isoform X2, with amino-acid sequence MSFNQSRADKSDGQQLRKSGRSGNYGQHRGYSGGGRGKAGGFAPRPQLSYSSSFPSASSSHPPLSTNRSFKKPGNGQGGSSTANPSSSSPEASVTAAAAAPVPTRAVQNVPSAAKPVDAPIPRNSQAHHPRAPISQSAAGASDSADLATPAKGNETETYTLQFGSISPALIDGIEIPTRTTSAPPNLDEQKQDQACHGSFRMMPNMPIHSGLQYPQQPKKDRSGANQSNTGESHPPAQVKQDVYSQISAAPAVPLPNSSVLPIAGISIPVAFQRPQLPLQFGASSRQMQSQGVAASSLQMPMTLPVGNVSQVPQQMFLQGLQSHPLQPHMMMHQGHGLGFAPQMGHQLPPQLGSMGIGIATPQFAQKRPGNFGSPRKTTIKITHPETHEELRLGKRMDLYTDGGSPGQRPHPNVPSQSQQGPSFTPHYYPPLQSNAHKPSQMFFPTSTSLPLTSSQMPSGSQAPRYSYSVDDSGQAISFMNPSVLKPMPGSKPGPPLHSLSEPVSAPSAPAQEMVKPVVGLHGNNAGTAVVTVSVPTSNAEAPSILKPSGKTTVCHQNDSKISPESSVQQPKSATQPLEISEAASSSVLVAHHGDSGPIDAGIDGRRKEPIRRSDSLKDHQKRLSKKDPRHSPHQQQADTSDSAGRVNLSSFSHGASGDVTTRQLSRLSEKVQEFSRADMPTTTTSFSSLGLEQSSSTEVRTSKAVESQIVPTESEASGVILVKEIAQDVCLRADSVPLVKERGSSETSVSTGLEMDETVTKNSYPTFSRENSILLNVELGQDTVAKKENHKTGIFGDSLRDAGNSKLYPMSAITECVQGAEPVELVEQDGAGGDILESPNACESYDAERQQSGSYVEAVELSFLIEKTPEELGISAGTSSDFIEAEVVPSSPLSSVNVEEKKFSTSDVITDISEALHCHDDGLSGSEASHLETAAVSAPVTSKVTEKLEGNVTKLSSEDPVSVLSSRPKDKPSLEPPRGKPSSGKKKKKREIYLKADAAGTSDLYNAYKGPEEKHEITCISESVDSSAVVDGKHVTSDTDKDVVASEGDGQSTVEVDDWEDAADISTPKLRISEDGQQASQAKNDCGNETMRRKYSRDFLLTFSEQCTVLPAGFDVISDIADALMSVSVGASYIVDHEPYPSPGRITDRSPGASRADHRMFGILDDDRWMKASISFASARDLQPEIGRGAYIMNLRPGQGVNHGVLRHPRGQSSSQFAGGILSGSMQSLASQGGIPRNGADADRWQHGTHRGLIPSPQTPAQVMHKAQNRYLVSKVTDEEEAKQRQLKAILNKLTPQNFEKLFQQVKEVNIDNAVTLTGVISQIFDKALMEPTFCEMYADFCYHLASELPDFTEGNEKITFKRLLLNKCQEEFERGEREQAEANKAKEEGETEQSEVRREEKRIQARRRMLGNIRLIGELYKKRMLTERIMHECIKKLLGQYQNPDEEDIEALCKLMSTIGEIIDHPKAKEHMDAYFDMMAKLSKNQKLSSRVRFMLKDAIDLRKNKWQQRRKIEGPKKIEEVHRDAAQERQAQASRSARGSGISVSRRGPPADYGARGSTILPSPSSQIGSIRNLSPPVHGYGTQDVRLEDRRPFESKTLSLPLPQRPTDDDSITLGPQGGLARGMSVRAQSSMSSAPLADISPSGGDNCIMPSGPNGHSVTLDRIPYSSKEEIVPKYMPDRFSGAPHDQLNPQDRNTYLGSRNKIADCSFEQSAATILPAGHVQGSLSGSAGAPSKAKPLSEDVLQEKSISAIREFYSARDEKEVSLCIKELNCPDFYPAMISSWVTDSFERKDMERDLLATLLVNLCKSQDSLLSQVQLILGFESVLSLLEDAVNDAPRAAEFLGRIFAKVILENVVPLRDIGKLIQESGEEPRRLLELGLASEVLGSILEVIKMEKGDAVLNEIRVSSNLRLEDFRPLHPIKAKKLDAFL; translated from the exons ATGTCCTTCAATCAATCCAGGGCAGATAAAAGTGACGGCCAGCAGCTGAGGAAGAGTGGTCGTTCCGGCAACTACGGCCAGCACAGGGGATAttccggcggcggccgcgggaaggCCGGGGGCTTCGCCCCTCGTCCCCAGCTCTCCTATTCCTCCTCTTTTCCCTCTGCTTCATCGAGCCACCCGCCCCTCTCGACGAATCGGAG TTTCAAGAAGCCTGGAAATGGACAAGGAGGTTCATCTACGGCAAACCCCTCGAGTTCGAGTCCGGAGGCGAGTGTTACCGCTGCCGCTGCAGCTCCTGTTCCTACGCGGGCGGTGCAGAATG TGCCAAGTGCTGCAAAACCTGTGGATGCGCCCATCCCGAGAAACTCTCAAGCCCACCACCCAAGGGCTCCAATTTCTCAGTCTGCTGCAGGAGCTTCAGATTCGGCAGACCTTGCAACTCCAGCTAAAG GCAATGAAACCGAGACATATACTCTTCAATTTGGGTCTATAAGTCCTGCTCTCATAGATggcattgag ATTCCCACTCGGACTACCTCAGCTCCACCTAATCTGGATGAGCAGAAGCAGGACCAG GCTTGCCATGGTTCATTCAGGATGATGCCGAACATGCCTATACACTCTGGATTGCAGTATCCGCAGCAACCTAAGAAGGATAGAAGTGGTGCTAACCAATCAAATACTGGAGAATCTCACCCTCCTGCCCAGGTAAAGCAGGATGTGTACTCACAAATTTCAGCTGCCCCTGCTGTACCACTACCCAATTCTTCTGTTCTTCCTATAGCTGGAATATCCATTCCAGTGGCCTTTCAACGGCCACAGCTTCCCTTGCAATTTGGTGCCTCCAGTCGTCAGATGCAGTCACAGGGTGTGGCAGCAAGCTCACTGCAAATGCCAATGACACTGCCTGTTGGAAATGTCTCTCAAGTACCGCAACAGATGTTTCTCCAGGGTCTCCAGTCTCATCCTCTGCAGCCGCATATGATGATGCACCAGGGACATGGCTTGGGCTTTGCACCTCAAATGGGTCATCAGCTTCCGCCTCAGTTAGGAAGCATGGGAATTGGTATTGCCACCCCACAATTTGCCCAAAAGCGGCCTGGAAATTTTGGTTCTCCTCGCAAGACCACCATAAAGATAACTCACCCAGAGACCCATGAGGAGCTGAGACTTGGCAAAAGGATGGATTTATATACAGATGGTGGTTCTCCGGGGCAAAGGCCCCACCCTAATGTACCATCTCAATCTCAACAAGGTCCATCTTTTACTCCACATTACTATCCTCCATTGCAATCCAATGCTCATAAGCCATCACAGATGTTCTTCCCTACCTCAACTTCTCTTCCTTTGACAAGCAGCCAGATGCCTTCTGGTTCACAGGCACCAAGATATAGCTATTCAGTTGACGATAGTGGCCAAGCCATTTCATTCATGAATCCTTCTGTCCTTAAGCCCATGCCTGGCAGCAAACCTGGGCCTCCTTTGCATAGTCTATCTGAACCTGTCTCTGCTCCATCAGCTCCAGCTCAGGAGATGGTGAAGCCGGTTGTTGGTTTGCATGGGAATAATGCTGGTACAGCTGTAGTGACAGTTAGCGTGCCCACAAGCAATGCCGAAGCACCTAGCATATTAAAGCCTTCTGGAAAAACCACAGTTTGTCATCAAAATGACAGTAAAATCAGTCCAGAAAGTTCTGTTCAGCAGCCCAAATCAGCTACTCAGCCATTGGAAATCTCAGAGGCTGCATCCTCATCAGTTCTTGTTGCCCATCATGGGGATTCTGGACCTATTGATGCAGGAATTGATGGCAGAAGAAAAGAACCTATTCGAAGATCGGACTCATTGAAGGATCACCAGAAAAGGCTCAGCAAGAAGGATCCCAGACACTCGCCACACCAGCAACAG GCAGATACATCTGATTCTGCAGGTAGGGTGAACTTGTCTTCATTTAGTCATGGTGCTTCTGGAGATGTAACAACAAGGCAACTATCTAGACTTTCTGAGAAAGTTCAGGAATTTTCCAGGGCTGATATGCCAACCACTACCACTAGTTTTTCTTCACTTGGTTTAGAACAAAGTAGTTCTACTGAAGTCAGAACTTCGAAAGCTGTTGAAAGCCAAATAGTCCCTACTGAATCAGAAGCATCTGGAGTTATTTTGGTGAAGGAAATTGCACAAGATGTTTGTCTGAGAGCTGACAGTGTACCTCTAGTTAAAGAGAGAGGTTCTTCTGAGACATCAGTTTCTACAGGTCTTGAGATGGATGAAACTGTAACCAAGAATTCCTATCCTACTTTTAGTCGGGAAAATTCTATCTTGTTAAATGTCGAACTGGGACAAGACACAGTGGCAAAGAAGGAAAATCATAAAACTGGAATATTTGGTGATTCCTTAAGGGATGCTGGTAATTCCAAACTGTATCCAATGTCTGCTATTACTGAATGTGTTCAAGGTGCAGAACCAGTTGAGTTGGTTGAGCAAGATGGGGCCGGAGGAGATATTTTAGAAAGTCCAAATGCCTGTGAGTCTTATGATGCCGAAAGGCAACAGTCTGGTTCTTATGTTGAAGCAGTGGAGCTAAGCTTTTTGATTGAGAAGACACCTGAGGAATTAGGCATCTCTGCTGGTACATCTTCAGATTTCATAGAAGCTGAAGTGGTTCCTTCAAGTCCTCTTTCATCCGTAAATGTTGAAGAAAAAAAGTTTTCCACTTCAGATGTCATCACAGATATAAGTGAAGCATTACACTGCCATGATGATGGCTTGAGTGGATCTGAGGCCTCACATCTGGAGACAGCTGCTGTTTCAGCCCCTGTTACTTCTAAAGTGACAGAAAAACTGGAAGGAAATGTTACAAAGCTTTCTAGTGAGGATCCAGTTTCTGTTTTGTCATCTAGGCCCAAGGACAAGCCTTCTTTGGAGCCTCCCAGGGGTAAGCCGTCttcaggaaaaaagaagaagaagagggaaattTATTTGAAGGCTGATGCTGCGGGAACTTCTGATCTTTACAATGCGTACAAGGGTCCTGAGGAAAAACATGAAATTACCTGCATCTCAGAAAGTGTTGATAGTTCTGCAGTAGTGGATGGAAAACATGTGACTTCAGATACTGATAAGGATGTTGTGGCTAGTGAGGGAGATGGACAGAGCACAGTTGAGGTAGATGATTGGGAAGATGCAGCTGATATCTCCACTCCAAAATTGAGAATATCAGAGGATGGACAGCAAGCAAGTCAAGCAAAGAATGATTGTGGAAATGAAACTATGAGGAGAAAGTATTCCAGGGATTTTCTATTGACCTTTTCTGAGCAGTGTACTGTTCTTCCTGCAGGGTTTGACGTTATATCTGATATAGCTGATGCTTTGATGAGTGTTTCGGTTGGTGCTTCCTATATTGTTGATCACGAACCCTACCCAAGTCCTGGAAGGATTACTGATAGATCTCCTGGAGCTTCTCGGGCAGATCACCGGATGTTTGgcattcttgatgatgatagatGGATGAAAGCATCTATTTCTTTTGCTTCTGCACGTGACCTTCAGCCAGAGATTGGTCGTGGAGCATATATTATGAACTTGCGTCCAGGACAAGGAGTTAACCATGGGGTTTTAAGACATCCACGTGGGCAGTCATCTAGTCAGTTTGCTGGAGGGATTCTTTCTGGGTCAATGCAGTCACTGGCATCTCAGGGAGGGATACCACGTAATGGTGCTGATGCAGACAGGTGGCAGCACGGCACTCATAGAGGGTTAATTCCTTCTCCTCAAACACCTGCACAAGTAATGCACAAAGCTCAGAATAGATATTTAGTCAGTAAGGTGACTGACGAGGAAGAGGCAAAGCAAAGACAACTGAAAGCCATACTGAATAAGTTGACGCCTCAgaattttgagaagctatttcaGCAAGTCAAGGAGGTTAATATTGACAATGCTGTTACTCTTACTGGTGTAATCTCGCAGATTTTTGACAAAGCTTTGATGGAGCCGACTTTCTGTGAGATGTATGCTGATTTCTGTTACCATCTTGCTAGTGAATTACCTGATTTCACAGAGGGCAATGAAAAAATTACCTTTAAAAGGTTGCTTCTGAACAAGTGCCAAGAGGAATTTgaaagaggggagagagagcaaGCTGAGGCTAATAAAGCCAAAGAGGAAGGTGAGACTGAACAATCTgaagtgagaagagaggagaaaaggATCCAGGCACGGAGGCGTATGCTGGGAAATATCCGGTTAATTGGGGAATTGTACAAGAAAAGGATGTTGACAGAGAGAATTATGCATGAATGCATCAAGAAGCTGCTTGGACAGTATCAGAATCCTGACGAGGAAGACATTGAAGCTTTGTGCAAGCTGATGAGTACAATAGGTGAGATAATAGACCATCCCAAGGCCAAGGAACATATGGATGCGTATTTTGACATGATGGCAAAACTATCAAAAAATCAGAAGCTATCATCTCGGGTTAGGTTCATGCTGAAGGATGCAATTGATCTGAGAAAGAATAAGTGGCAACAAAGGAGGAAAATTGAAGGCCCGAAGAAAATTGAAGAGGTGCATAGAGATGCAGCTCAGGAGCGACAGGCTCAAGCAAGTAGATCAGCTCGTGGTTCTGGTATTTCTGTCTCAAGAAGAGGACCACCTGCTGATTATGGTGCACGGGGATCCACTATATTGCCTTCTCCAAGCTCCCAGATTGGTAGCATACGCAACTTATCACCTCCGGTCCATGGGTATGGGACTCAAGATGTTCGATTAGAGGATAGACGTCCATTTGAAAGTAAAACATTGTCACTTCCCCTTCCTCAAAGACCTACTGATGATGATTCAATTACCCTTGGCCCACAAGGTGGTCTTGCTAGGGGTATGTCTGTTCGAGCTCAGTCTTCGATGTCAAGTGCTCCTTTGGCTGATATTTCTCCAAGTGGTGGTGACAATTGTATAATGCCATCTGGTCCAAATGGCCACAGCGTGACACTTGATAGAATACCTTATAGCTCAAAAGAAGAAATAGTGCCAAAATATATGCCAGATAGGTTCTCTGGAGCACCCCATGATCAACTGAATCCTCAAGATCGTAATACTTATTTAGGGAGCAGGAACAAGATTGCAGATTGTTCTTTTGAACAATCTGCAGCAACCATCCTTCCTGCTGGTCATGTGCAGGGATCTTTAAGTGGCAGTGCGGGTGCACCTTCTAAAGCAAAACCATTGTCCGAAGACGTTTTGCAAGAGAAATCAATATCAGCAATAAGGGAATTCTATAG